The Hymenobacter sp. 5317J-9 genome has a window encoding:
- a CDS encoding MOSC domain-containing protein: MRILSVNVGRPRTLEWIGRGITTAIFKEPVAGPVLLDGTNLAGDQQADLRVHGGPDKAVYAYASEHYAYWEAELPPGALTGPAAFGENLTTAGLLERDVRIGDEFTMGTAVLRAAQPRQPCYKLNLRFNDPEMVSRFVAAGRSGIYFQVLRPGVLQAGDAIELSRRSPYAVTIQDVTDLYYGVLQSPAAVQELLSIPYLPASVRRHFTAG, encoded by the coding sequence ATGCGCATTCTTTCCGTCAACGTAGGCCGGCCCCGCACGCTGGAATGGATAGGGCGGGGCATCACCACTGCCATTTTTAAGGAGCCCGTGGCCGGCCCCGTGCTGCTGGACGGAACGAACCTAGCCGGCGACCAGCAGGCCGACCTGCGCGTGCACGGCGGCCCCGATAAGGCTGTGTATGCTTACGCCAGTGAGCATTATGCCTATTGGGAAGCCGAGCTGCCGCCCGGTGCCTTAACCGGCCCGGCTGCTTTTGGCGAAAACCTTACCACCGCCGGCCTGCTCGAACGCGACGTGCGCATCGGCGACGAGTTTACGATGGGCACGGCCGTGTTGCGCGCCGCCCAGCCCCGGCAGCCCTGCTACAAGCTCAACCTGCGCTTCAACGACCCGGAAATGGTGTCGCGCTTCGTGGCGGCCGGCCGCAGCGGCATCTACTTCCAGGTGCTGCGCCCGGGCGTGCTGCAGGCCGGCGACGCCATCGAGCTGAGCCGTCGCTCGCCCTACGCCGTCACCATTCAGGACGTCACTGACTTGTATTACGGCGTGCTGCAGAGCCCCGCAGCGGTGCAGGAACTGCTCAGCATTCCGTACCTGCCGGCTTCGGTGCGGCGCCATTTCACGGCCGGGTAA
- a CDS encoding alpha/beta fold hydrolase: protein MTNTFSPAHDYYMAEGPARAAAPRVRYPSPPAGLRLLRWQLKVLSAVAPSLAFRTAWKVFCTPRRLPQKAWEAPVLADARRRTVPAATGPVAVYEWGPAAAPAVVLVHGWEHRASFWRAWVQPLLAAGYRVAALDGPAHGASAGQLVTLTDYGGAVQAVVDTVGEVRAIVAHSFGAASVAGLPVRLPGGAPLPRLVLLSAPVGPRAVAGRFADFLQLPGTFVTQFAQYVEQATGRPVDSFGAAVAGPTAGPEQVLVLHDEDDEIIPFAEGRQIAAAWPGAVLHATKGLGHNRILRDEAVVRAGVAFIG from the coding sequence ATGACAAACACTTTCTCGCCCGCCCACGACTATTATATGGCCGAAGGACCAGCGCGTGCCGCCGCGCCGCGCGTGCGCTACCCCTCGCCGCCCGCCGGCCTGCGCCTGTTGCGCTGGCAGCTGAAGGTGCTGTCGGCGGTGGCGCCCAGCCTGGCGTTTCGGACGGCCTGGAAGGTGTTTTGCACGCCGCGCCGCCTGCCGCAAAAGGCCTGGGAAGCGCCCGTGCTGGCCGATGCCCGGCGCCGCACCGTGCCTGCTGCCACCGGCCCCGTGGCCGTGTACGAGTGGGGCCCGGCCGCCGCGCCCGCCGTGGTGCTGGTGCACGGCTGGGAACACCGGGCCAGCTTCTGGCGGGCCTGGGTGCAGCCGCTTCTGGCCGCTGGCTACCGCGTGGCGGCACTGGACGGCCCGGCGCACGGCGCCTCGGCCGGCCAACTGGTGACGCTGACGGATTACGGTGGGGCCGTGCAGGCGGTGGTAGATACGGTGGGGGAGGTGCGCGCCATCGTGGCGCATTCGTTTGGGGCGGCGTCGGTGGCGGGGCTGCCGGTGCGGCTGCCCGGCGGGGCGCCCCTGCCGCGCCTAGTGCTGCTGAGCGCGCCGGTGGGCCCGCGCGCCGTGGCCGGACGCTTTGCCGATTTTTTGCAGCTACCGGGCACGTTCGTGACGCAGTTTGCGCAGTACGTGGAGCAGGCCACCGGCCGCCCGGTCGATTCTTTCGGCGCGGCCGTGGCTGGCCCCACGGCGGGCCCCGAGCAGGTGCTCGTGCTGCACGACGAGGACGACGAAATCATTCCCTTCGCCGAGGGCCGGCAAATTGCGGCGGCCTGGCCCGGCGCGGTGCTGCACGCCACCAAAGGCCTGGGCCACAACCGCATTCTGCGCGATGAAGCCGTGGTGCGTGCCGGGGTCGCGTTTATCGGGTAG